One Gammaproteobacteria bacterium DNA window includes the following coding sequences:
- a CDS encoding type II toxin-antitoxin system HigB family toxin — translation MHIITQKRIWDAKVKYPESATALDGWYRVIKKNDFLNFSELKESFNSVDKVKDVCVFDIGGNKLRLIATIHFNRKKVYVRHVLTHKEYDKGNWKKL, via the coding sequence ATGCATATTATTACACAAAAACGTATTTGGGATGCAAAAGTTAAATACCCAGAGTCAGCTACGGCTTTGGATGGTTGGTACCGGGTAATAAAAAAAAATGACTTTCTTAATTTTTCTGAGTTAAAAGAGAGTTTTAATAGCGTAGATAAGGTTAAGGATGTTTGTGTATTTGATATTGGTGGAAACAAATTGAGGCTAATTGCGACAATTCATTTTAATAGAAAAAAAGTATATGTCAGGCATGTTTTGACACATAAAGAATATGACAAAGGCAATTGGAAAAAACTATGA
- a CDS encoding bifunctional methionine sulfoxide reductase B/A protein, whose protein sequence is MIKLKTLPPEVQHIVRDKGTEARFSGEYCDESGAGTYLCRGCGLALYRGDAKFQSSCGWPSYDDEITGAVRRHADPDGRRTEILCARCDAHLGHVFSGEGYTAKNIRHCVNSASVDFVKSTTILDSEEAVFAGGCFWGVQYLLDQLPGVVKTEVGYSGGHTLHPSYKEVCRSNTGHLEVTRVIFDPAILDYETLAKAFFEIHDPTQANGQGPDIGSSYLSAVFYYHDMQKKIAEKLIQLLHEKSFNVATQLREASVFWKAERDHQAYYVNTGKAPYCHARVKRFS, encoded by the coding sequence ATGATCAAACTAAAAACACTACCCCCAGAAGTACAGCATATCGTACGCGACAAAGGCACCGAGGCGAGATTTTCAGGGGAATATTGTGACGAAAGCGGTGCTGGAACGTATTTATGTCGCGGATGTGGGCTTGCGCTTTATCGTGGCGATGCGAAATTCCAGTCTAGCTGCGGTTGGCCCAGTTACGACGATGAAATCACCGGCGCGGTCAGGCGTCACGCTGATCCCGATGGTCGCCGCACTGAAATTCTCTGCGCGCGTTGTGATGCACATTTGGGTCATGTATTTTCAGGCGAGGGGTATACTGCAAAAAATATTCGTCATTGCGTCAACTCTGCCTCGGTAGATTTTGTAAAAAGCACGACTATTTTGGATTCAGAAGAAGCAGTATTTGCCGGTGGATGTTTTTGGGGCGTGCAATATTTATTGGATCAGTTGCCTGGAGTAGTAAAAACTGAAGTCGGTTATAGTGGCGGTCACACCTTACATCCTTCCTATAAGGAAGTGTGTCGTAGCAACACGGGTCATCTTGAAGTGACGCGGGTGATTTTTGATCCAGCAATACTCGATTATGAAACCTTAGCGAAAGCCTTTTTTGAAATTCATGATCCAACCCAAGCTAATGGCCAAGGCCCTGACATTGGTTCATCGTATTTAAGCGCGGTGTTTTATTATCATGACATGCAGAAAAAAATAGCGGAAAAACTGATTCAGCTTTTACATGAAAAAAGCTTTAACGTTGCCACGCAGTTAAGAGAAGCCAGCGTGTTTTGGAAAGCAGAACGAGACCATCAGGCGTATTACGTCAATACCGGTAAAGCGCCGTATTGTCATGCGCGTGTCAAAAGATTCAGTTAA